CCAGTCCTGCCACCGCCAACAGCCTTCTCATGACCTGCCTCCGTTTCTCCGTCTTCAACCATTTAAGCTGAAATGGTATTGAAAGCGGAGAAAGCAGGAGTCAGTGTCATTTCGCGGGCGCGAAGCCGCCGTGGAACGTCGGGGGCAGGGCGTGGTCGAAGTGGCAGCGCGCCACGGGGCCGTCCTCCAGGTGGCGCGCGTCCAGCACGGCGATGTGGGACGTGTCCGACTTCGCGTCGAACACCTGCGTGAGCACCCAGCCGTCGTCCTCGGCGCTTCCGCCGGGGCGGGAGACGAAGATGGGCTCGGAGGGGTAGGTGCCCTCGCCCAGGGACGCCGTCGTCATGCGGCCCGTGGCCACGTCCACGCGCGCCACGCCGTCGAAGAGGCCGCGCCGGGCCTCGTCGCTGCGGTGCGTGCCCACGTAGACCGTCTGGTTCTCGCGGTTCACGACGCCGGGGGCCACGCGGGGGAATTCGCAGCTCACGTCCAGCCGCTGCTCCGTGCGGAAGGTGCGTGCCTTCAGGTCCACCACCGCCCGGTGCAGCATGCCCTTCGCGTCCAGGGACGTGGCGCCGTGCACCAGCTCGCCCAGCCACTGGTTCGTCGTGAAGTCGGGATAGCGCACGTAGTCCACCACCAGCGTGTCGCCCTGCTCGTACGCGTTGCCGAAGTGCCACAGGTAGAAGGCATCCGTGGTGATGCGCACCGGGTGCGCCACGTCATCGATGGGCACCACCAGCACCTCCGTGCCCGCCTCCGGCTTCCACCGCAGGTTCTCCGAGTACGTGCCCATCCGCAGCAGCATGCGGAAGAGGTTCAGGCGCAGCGGTGACAGGAAGAAGAGGAGGTAGCGGTCCGTGGCGATGAAGTCGTGCACCATGGTCGCGCCCGGCAGCTTCACCGCGCCCAGCCGCTGCGCCTTGCCGCCATCCGGCAGCGCGTAGAGGTCCGCCAGCGTCTCGCGGCCGTAGCGGATGCCGAAGTTGTAGGACGCCTTGCGCGACGGAACGCGGTGCGGGTGCGCGGAGAACGTCTCCACCACCGTGCCGTCGAAGTCCGTCTCACCCAGCGTGGACAGGTCGTCCTGGGACACCTCCACCGGGATGCTGCCCTCGAAGAGCGCGTACAGCTTGCCGTTCCACGCCATCACGGACGTGTTCGCGGAGTTCTTTCGCACGTTGCGAAGCTTGTGCAGCAGCGGCGTGGGCGTGCCGTACGCGCCGTAGCGCTGCGAGTGCGCCTCGCGCTCCGCGACCATCGTGGGCGTGTCCAGCAGCCGCGACGCGCCCGTCACCCCGTCCGCGCCGAAGCGCACGCCCAGCATCCCGCCGTCCCCGTCGAACCAGTGCTGGTACGCCCGGCCATGCACGTCGAACGTCCACGGCCCCACCCGGTACAGCGAACCCCGCAGCCCCTCCGGCACCTGGCCCTCCACCCGCAGCGGCTCGAAGCCGTGCTGGCGGGGGAGCGTGCGGAACGCCCGCAGCCAGCCCGGCGCGGAGGAGGACATCGTCTGCTTCATCGCGGTCGTCATGACGGCTCCCTTTCCAGTGCAACGTAGGGCGCGAGAGAACCCCGCGCCGCCCATCTTGTAGACACCGTAAACATTGTATGTTGTCGGTGTCAACATGGATGTTGACGCTGGCAACTTCGCGCGGCGGATGGTCAAGTCACGCAGGCGACAGTGGGCGCATGAGGAGGCACGGACGGTGGCGACGCGGGGCAAGCGGAAGCAGGCGGCGGAGGCACCCGAGGACAAGGGCCGCTACCACCATGGAGACCTGCGCCAGGCGCTGGTGGACGCGGCGGTGGTGCTCATCGCCGAGGAGGGCTTCGGCGCGCTGTCCCTGCGGGAGGTGGCCCGGCGGGCGGGCGTCACCCACGCGGCGCCGTACCGGCACTTCGCGGACAAGGAGGCGCTGCTGGAGGCGGTGGCGCACGAGGGCTTCCGCGCCATGGCGCGCGAGATGCGCGAGCGCATGGCCCCGCACACCGGACCCCTGGAGCGGCTGTACGCGGCGGGCGAGGCCTACGTGCTGTTCGCCATGCGCCACCCTCCGCACTTCCGGGTGATGTTCGGCCCGCACTTCACCCGGCCCATGTCACCACCCCCGGAGCCGGAAGGAGAGCAGGGTGCCTTCACGTTGCTGGTGAGCAGCATCGAGGCCGGACAGGCGGCGGGCCTCCTGCGCCCCGGCGAGTCGCGGCCCCTCACGCTCACCGCGTGGTCGCTCGTGCACGGGCTCGCCTCGCTGTTCGTGGATCAGCAGCTCGGTGAGTCGCAGCAGGGCGCGGAGGCCGCGGAGGCGCTCGCCCGCGTGCAGACGCGGCTGCTCGTCGAGGGGCTGAAGCCACCCGCACGCGGCTGAACCTTCGGGACAGTTGGTAGGGAAAGCAGGGTTGACCGTAGGAGATTGTCGGGTACGGTCGGCGCCATGGTGCGGATACCGGAAGAGAATGGGCCGAGGGTCCGGGCGCGGGAGCTGGGGCTTCCGCTGGGGCGCTTCAAGCCGGGGAAGTACAACGCCATCACCGACGTGGAAGGCGTGTTGGTGGGCCACACCACCATCATCGAAGGCTCGGGGCCGTTACGCCCCGGCTACGGTCCGGTGCGCACGGGCGTCACGGCCATCCTGCCCAACCTGGGCAACATCTTCATGGAGCGCATGAGTGGAGGCGGGTTCGTGCTCAACGGCGCGGGCGAGGTCTCCGGCATGACGCAGCTCATGGAGTGGGGCCTTATCGAAACGCCCATCCTCCTCACCAACACCATGGCCGTGGGCGCCGTGTCCGACGGCGTGGCCAACTACCTCGTCCAACGCTACCCGGGCATCGGTGACGAGCACGACGTCATCATCCCCGTGGTGGGCGAGTGCGACGACTCGTGGCTCAACGACGTCTCCGGCCGCCACGTGCGCCAGGAGCACGTCTTCGCCGCCATCAACGCCGCGAAGTCCGGGCCGGTGCAGGAGGGCAACGTCGGCGGCGGCACCGGCATGGTGACGTGCGACTTCAAGGGCGGCATCGGCACGTCGTCGCGCAAGCTGCCGGAGGTGCTGGGCGGCTACACGCTGGGCGTGCTCGTCATGTCCAACTTCGGGAAGATGCACAACCTGCGCGTGGGCGGCCTGCCCGTGGGCGAAGTGCTGGTGGAGAAGTTCAAGAACACCCCCCACCGCGGCAAGTCCTACGGCTCCATCATCGCCGTGGTCGCCACGGACGCGCCGCTCCTGAGCCATCAGATCAACCGCCTCTGCAAGCGCGTGGGCCTGGGCATTGGCCGGGTGGGCAGCTACGCGGCGCACGGCTCGGGTGAAATCGTGGTGGGCTTCTCCACCGCGAACATCATCCCCAGGCGCACCCAGAAGATGGTCTACAAGATGAAGATCCTCCTGGATCAGCGTCTGGACCCCCTCTACGAGGCCGTGATGGAGGCCACGGAGGAGGCCATCCTCAACGCCATGTGCATGGCGGAGCCCATGACGGGGGTGAACGACAACTACTCGCCGGCGCTGCCCCTGGACGAGGTCCGCCGCTTCGTGGACGCCTGCCGTCCCATCTTCGCCTCGGTGAAGAAGCGCCCCCACCAGACGAGCGCCCCGGCCTCCAAGGAGCGCCCCAGCGACGAGGACCGGGAGGGGGAGGTGACGCTGGGCAGCGCCCTGCCCACCCAGGTCCGCGGCGCGGAGGGCATTCCCTTCCCGACCCGTCCGGCCCCCAACGAACCCCCTCCGGACGGGGCGCCAGGGCCCTCGCCGGAAGCGAACGCGGCGCCTGTCCCGGGGGACCCCGAGGGTTCCTCTTCCGGGAGCCCGTAGGCTTCTGATAGGTAAGCACCCCTTTGCTCCATTCCGGAGACCAGGAGCCACCCACATGGCCAACAGCAAGAGCAAGCACCGCCGCGTGCAGATGAAGATCCGTCAGCACTGGAAGAAGCGGATCAAGAAGCAGAAGGAAGCCGCCAAGACCGCAGCCGCCGAAGGCAAGAAGAAGTAGTTCTGCCGCCCTGGCGCCGCTCCCGGCGGCCCTGGCTTCACTGCCGGGTCGCCGTGAAGGGGCGCGCCACGTTGCATCTTTGGGCGCTGGTCCCCTGGACGCGCGAGAACTGGCCGCTGAAGTTCCCGGTCAGGTTGCTCTGGCCCAGGCCGCCGTCCTCGGCTCCGCCGGTGTGGGTCGCGGTGAGGGTGTAGGTGGCGCTCACCCCGCCGTCGCCGCTGGGCAGCGGCGTGCCGATGAGCGTCAGGTCGCCGGTCGCGTACACCTGACCCGTCAGCGCCACCCCCGCCAGTGAGGCCGTGAGCGCGTTGCCCCCGGTGCGCTGGATGTTCAGCACCTCGCCGTCCGCCAGCGGCTGGACGTTCAGGTTCACGCACTCGGCGGACAGGCCCGCGTCCCCCAGGAACGTCAGCGGATACGCGCCCTCCACGGCGGGGCAGTTGTCGGTGCATGCCACGCTCTGGCTCTCGTCGCAGCCAGCGGGAGCGAGCATCAGGAAGGTGCTGGACACCACCGCGGTGGCGACGGCTGCCAGGCGAACGAAACGTCCAGAAGTCATGGATGGCCTCTTGGTGAAGCGAGGAGCGGACTTCCTGGTGGGAATAACCATTCCTACGTTGTGTGCAGTCGTTCTGGGGGACGGGGTGGGGCGGTGACGGCGGGCGATTCGAAGCGGTGGTCCAATTTCATTTTCGCGGGGCTGTTCGCGCTCGCGCTGATTCTCTTTTCACGCATCCTGCTGCCGTTCCTGATGCCGGTGCTGCTGGGCGGCTTCCTGGTCGTCCTGTTCATGCCCATCCAGGACTCCTTGGACCGGCGGCTCCAGGGCCGCAAGTCCCTGACGGCCGGACTGTCCACCCTCGCGGTGTTCCTGCTGATTCTCGCCCCGCTGGCCCTGGTGGGCTGGATGGTGGCCCGGGAGGTGCTCCAGTTCGTGGGCCAGGCGCAGGACCTGTTGGATCAGGTGGACCTGCGTCACCATTTCCTCAACAGCCTGCCCCGGGGTCTTGCCCGCTACGTGCACTTCGATCCGGAGAGCTCGGAGACGGAGCGCCTGTTGATGACGGCGGTGTCGGGCGGCGCGGGGCTGCTCGCGGACGTGGTGGGCGCCG
The sequence above is a segment of the Corallococcus exiguus genome. Coding sequences within it:
- a CDS encoding carotenoid oxygenase family protein, which produces MTTAMKQTMSSSAPGWLRAFRTLPRQHGFEPLRVEGQVPEGLRGSLYRVGPWTFDVHGRAYQHWFDGDGGMLGVRFGADGVTGASRLLDTPTMVAEREAHSQRYGAYGTPTPLLHKLRNVRKNSANTSVMAWNGKLYALFEGSIPVEVSQDDLSTLGETDFDGTVVETFSAHPHRVPSRKASYNFGIRYGRETLADLYALPDGGKAQRLGAVKLPGATMVHDFIATDRYLLFFLSPLRLNLFRMLLRMGTYSENLRWKPEAGTEVLVVPIDDVAHPVRITTDAFYLWHFGNAYEQGDTLVVDYVRYPDFTTNQWLGELVHGATSLDAKGMLHRAVVDLKARTFRTEQRLDVSCEFPRVAPGVVNRENQTVYVGTHRSDEARRGLFDGVARVDVATGRMTTASLGEGTYPSEPIFVSRPGGSAEDDGWVLTQVFDAKSDTSHIAVLDARHLEDGPVARCHFDHALPPTFHGGFAPAK
- a CDS encoding TetR/AcrR family transcriptional regulator, giving the protein MDVDAGNFARRMVKSRRRQWAHEEARTVATRGKRKQAAEAPEDKGRYHHGDLRQALVDAAVVLIAEEGFGALSLREVARRAGVTHAAPYRHFADKEALLEAVAHEGFRAMAREMRERMAPHTGPLERLYAAGEAYVLFAMRHPPHFRVMFGPHFTRPMSPPPEPEGEQGAFTLLVSSIEAGQAAGLLRPGESRPLTLTAWSLVHGLASLFVDQQLGESQQGAEAAEALARVQTRLLVEGLKPPARG
- a CDS encoding DmpA family aminopeptidase — translated: MVRIPEENGPRVRARELGLPLGRFKPGKYNAITDVEGVLVGHTTIIEGSGPLRPGYGPVRTGVTAILPNLGNIFMERMSGGGFVLNGAGEVSGMTQLMEWGLIETPILLTNTMAVGAVSDGVANYLVQRYPGIGDEHDVIIPVVGECDDSWLNDVSGRHVRQEHVFAAINAAKSGPVQEGNVGGGTGMVTCDFKGGIGTSSRKLPEVLGGYTLGVLVMSNFGKMHNLRVGGLPVGEVLVEKFKNTPHRGKSYGSIIAVVATDAPLLSHQINRLCKRVGLGIGRVGSYAAHGSGEIVVGFSTANIIPRRTQKMVYKMKILLDQRLDPLYEAVMEATEEAILNAMCMAEPMTGVNDNYSPALPLDEVRRFVDACRPIFASVKKRPHQTSAPASKERPSDEDREGEVTLGSALPTQVRGAEGIPFPTRPAPNEPPPDGAPGPSPEANAAPVPGDPEGSSSGSP
- a CDS encoding aminopeptidase, with translation MANSKSKHRRVQMKIRQHWKKRIKKQKEAAKTAAAEGKKK